A single window of Aminobacterium mobile DSM 12262 DNA harbors:
- the nifU gene encoding Fe-S cluster assembly scaffold protein NifU, with translation MLYSDKVMDHFQNPRNVGEIVDADGVGEAGNPKCGDIMKIYIRVEDDHITDIKFKTFGCASAIASSSMATELVKGKSVKEAWDLTNSAVAEALDGLPPIKMHCSVLAEEAIHAAINDYRHRQGLEPWEEKSHDELVEEHSHHH, from the coding sequence ATGCTATATAGCGATAAAGTGATGGATCACTTCCAGAACCCTCGGAATGTGGGAGAGATTGTAGACGCAGATGGTGTTGGCGAGGCTGGGAATCCTAAATGTGGTGACATTATGAAAATATATATAAGAGTTGAGGATGACCATATAACGGATATTAAATTTAAAACCTTTGGATGTGCCTCAGCCATAGCCTCGTCAAGTATGGCGACTGAACTGGTGAAAGGGAAGAGCGTAAAAGAAGCGTGGGATCTTACCAATAGTGCTGTAGCCGAAGCTCTTGATGGGCTTCCTCCAATAAAAATGCACTGTTCAGTACTGGCCGAGGAGGCAATCCACGCTGCTATTAATGATTATCGCCATCGTCAGGGACTGGAGCCATGGGAAGAGAAGAGTCACGACGAGTTGGTGGAAGAACATTCTCACCATCATTAA
- a CDS encoding aldehyde ferredoxin oxidoreductase family protein — translation MQMVRIHLSNGTVEPFTVDEGLARKYIGGSGLGTYFLFKYSQAGADPLGADNPLIFMNGPFQGTGIPTSGRHEILSKSPLTEAFGESDAGGSFGFHLLKSGYYGIIILGKSEHPVYIAIRNGEVSIKDGQHLWGKDTFETQALLEKEMGGPCGVACIGQAGERGALIANIMHDGSHARAAGRCGLGAVMGSKNLKAIVATGRYRPSLFDEETVHKLSKEKYKLFAEKLAGMTRFGTPGGVALAEEYGDLPLKNWQEGSWKPEVSSLTGETMAETILSGNYGCMACPIRCGREVTFDNIDGAGPEYETIGMLGSNCLINNLKDVARAADICNRYGLDTISTGAAIAFAMELYEREIITEQEIGFPLVWGDGKAMIRMVEAIGKREGFGALLGLGTRKAAEKIGRGAGTYAIHVKGLDLPAHDPRCYKSLATGYATSPRGACHLSGYSYACERNAIYPDFGITEVLDRSIDEGKGALNIVFQNYMCILDSLKICKFPFLAALSVQDILTWIRGVTGWDMSRQELEECGERIFTLKRLFNGGCGLTKDNDTLPSRILKEPRGSGGAAFTLPNLKHQLDEYYERRGWSANGLPTEEQLKKLGLEEFSSWLHAMP, via the coding sequence ATGCAGATGGTACGCATCCATCTCTCAAACGGTACGGTGGAACCTTTTACAGTGGACGAAGGGCTGGCACGGAAATATATTGGCGGTTCCGGTCTTGGTACCTATTTCCTCTTCAAATATTCCCAAGCTGGAGCTGATCCACTCGGCGCTGACAATCCCCTTATCTTCATGAACGGCCCTTTCCAAGGCACTGGTATTCCCACATCAGGGCGACATGAGATTCTCTCAAAATCACCTCTTACCGAAGCCTTTGGTGAGTCAGACGCTGGAGGCAGTTTTGGTTTCCATCTCCTCAAAAGCGGTTACTACGGCATTATTATTCTCGGGAAATCAGAACATCCTGTTTATATTGCAATCCGAAACGGGGAGGTGTCTATAAAGGACGGACAACACCTGTGGGGAAAAGACACCTTTGAAACGCAGGCTCTTCTGGAAAAGGAGATGGGGGGACCTTGCGGCGTAGCCTGCATTGGGCAGGCAGGGGAACGCGGCGCTCTTATAGCCAACATTATGCACGATGGCTCACATGCAAGGGCTGCAGGCCGATGTGGCCTCGGTGCTGTAATGGGGAGTAAGAACCTAAAGGCCATTGTAGCCACAGGAAGATACCGCCCTTCTCTCTTCGACGAGGAAACCGTTCACAAGCTATCGAAAGAAAAATATAAACTTTTCGCAGAAAAACTGGCAGGAATGACGCGATTTGGTACGCCTGGAGGCGTTGCACTTGCCGAAGAATATGGCGATCTCCCTCTCAAAAACTGGCAGGAAGGTTCGTGGAAACCTGAAGTTTCTTCACTCACAGGAGAAACCATGGCAGAAACAATTCTCTCGGGAAACTATGGCTGTATGGCATGTCCTATTCGGTGCGGCAGAGAAGTAACCTTCGACAATATTGATGGAGCCGGGCCTGAATACGAAACAATCGGCATGTTAGGCAGCAACTGCCTCATTAATAACTTAAAAGATGTTGCCAGAGCAGCAGATATATGCAATCGCTACGGCCTCGATACGATCTCTACAGGAGCAGCTATAGCCTTTGCAATGGAACTCTATGAACGGGAAATCATTACTGAACAGGAAATTGGCTTCCCCTTGGTATGGGGTGATGGGAAGGCCATGATACGAATGGTAGAAGCTATTGGCAAACGAGAAGGATTTGGAGCTCTCCTCGGCCTTGGGACTCGCAAAGCTGCGGAAAAAATAGGTCGTGGCGCAGGAACCTATGCTATTCACGTAAAAGGACTTGATCTTCCGGCTCACGACCCTCGATGCTATAAGAGCCTTGCCACAGGCTATGCCACATCTCCTCGCGGAGCTTGCCATCTTTCGGGGTATTCCTACGCATGTGAACGAAACGCCATCTATCCCGATTTTGGCATAACAGAGGTTCTCGACCGAAGCATTGATGAAGGGAAAGGGGCTCTGAATATCGTATTCCAAAACTATATGTGCATTCTCGATTCCCTGAAAATATGCAAATTCCCCTTTTTAGCAGCCCTCTCAGTGCAGGATATTCTTACATGGATCCGAGGAGTTACTGGATGGGATATGTCTCGACAGGAGCTTGAGGAATGTGGAGAGCGCATCTTCACCCTTAAGAGGCTTTTCAACGGAGGATGTGGATTAACCAAAGACAACGACACTCTTCCTTCACGTATTCTAAAGGAACCCCGTGGCAGCGGCGGTGCAGCCTTCACTCTCCCAAACCTGAAGCATCAATTAGATGAATATTACGAACGTAGAGGATGGTCCGCAAATGGACTTCCAACTGAAGAACAACTCAAGAAACTGGGTTTGGAAGAGTTTTCGTCGTGGCTTCACGCTATGCCTTGA
- a CDS encoding DNA-3-methyladenine glycosylase I, giving the protein MKIQKHRCQWAEGDPLLIDYHDNEWGKPVFCDVTLFEFLVLEGAQAGLNWLTILKKREGYREAFEGFDPEKVARFGEEKIVDLCKNPSIIRNRLKIASAVNNARCFLDVEKEYGSFASFLWDFVHGSPVVNRWERMEMVPAQSTLSEKVSRALKKRGFTFVGPVICYSYLQAVGIIDDHVKDCFCAVS; this is encoded by the coding sequence ATGAAGATTCAAAAACATCGTTGTCAGTGGGCTGAGGGGGATCCCCTTCTTATAGACTATCATGACAATGAGTGGGGAAAACCGGTTTTTTGTGACGTCACTCTTTTCGAGTTTCTCGTTTTAGAGGGGGCCCAAGCTGGCTTGAACTGGCTTACTATTTTGAAGAAACGAGAAGGGTATAGAGAAGCTTTTGAGGGTTTTGATCCTGAAAAAGTGGCTCGATTCGGCGAAGAGAAGATAGTTGATTTATGTAAGAACCCTTCCATTATCCGTAACCGATTAAAGATTGCTTCTGCTGTGAATAATGCCCGTTGTTTTTTGGATGTTGAGAAGGAGTATGGTTCCTTCGCTTCTTTCCTCTGGGATTTTGTTCACGGATCGCCTGTAGTGAACCGATGGGAGAGAATGGAAATGGTTCCCGCTCAGAGCACCCTTTCCGAGAAGGTCAGCCGGGCTTTGAAGAAGCGAGGATTTACTTTTGTCGGGCCTGTTATTTGTTATTCTTATTTGCAAGCTGTAGGTATTATTGACGACCACGTTAAAGATTGTTTCTGTGCAGTTTCGTAG
- a CDS encoding HesA/MoeB/ThiF family protein has translation MEVVSLAEIESRSRREGISRREVEISLLEQNLIPERYERNIGTWGVEGQLRLARSRALVAGCGGLGGVIIEVLARAGVGRLTVVDGDSFVPSNLNRQLLAMEKNLGANKAQAAQLRALEVNGSVDVRVVTSMLTEQNCEELLDGQNIALDALDSNWARKILYSGCEAGRIPVIHGAIGGMVGQVGRFLPWERTHFDLFEGKLPDQGMEVVAGTPSCTPFVIGAMEASEALIYLSGCGPVAWGTLTCVDLTNLSMETLEL, from the coding sequence ATGGAAGTTGTTTCCCTGGCCGAGATTGAGAGTCGAAGTCGACGAGAAGGAATTTCCCGCCGAGAAGTGGAGATTTCTTTGTTGGAGCAGAACCTGATCCCTGAACGATATGAGAGAAATATAGGGACATGGGGAGTAGAGGGCCAGCTTCGTTTGGCTCGCTCCCGCGCCCTCGTGGCAGGCTGTGGAGGGTTAGGCGGAGTTATTATAGAGGTGCTCGCTCGAGCTGGCGTGGGAAGGTTAACAGTAGTAGACGGTGATTCTTTTGTTCCAAGTAATTTAAATCGGCAACTTCTTGCAATGGAAAAAAATCTTGGCGCGAACAAAGCCCAGGCGGCTCAACTGCGAGCATTGGAAGTGAATGGGAGCGTTGACGTCCGTGTAGTGACTTCTATGCTTACAGAACAGAATTGCGAAGAACTTCTGGACGGACAAAATATAGCTCTTGATGCTTTAGACAGTAATTGGGCGAGGAAAATTCTGTATAGCGGATGTGAGGCAGGGCGGATTCCCGTTATTCATGGGGCTATTGGAGGGATGGTTGGGCAAGTAGGACGATTCCTTCCGTGGGAGCGTACCCATTTTGATCTTTTCGAGGGGAAACTTCCGGATCAGGGGATGGAGGTTGTGGCTGGAACTCCGAGCTGTACTCCTTTTGTCATAGGTGCTATGGAGGCGTCAGAAGCACTTATCTACCTTTCTGGCTGTGGCCCTGTGGCCTGGGGAACTCTTACATGCGTGGATCTTACAAATTTAAGTATGGAGACATTGGAGCTATGA